The Planctomycetia bacterium genome window below encodes:
- a CDS encoding BBP7 family outer membrane beta-barrel protein, producing MNRRRMVLALLLAILPFATLLAQESRIVPSVPDTGRLVPAKQVEPGLPPATADMGAVDGAVVMEGEYTPSFGERMAGFREALFKPLTFSWFDGYVNSDGDLMTSDLEDPYWFRADLMWGWFKKASTPALITTSSPQTSRGIIGQPGTRVLFGGDIDLQTHLGPRVTGGFWLDPTQSWGFEGSYFFFSNRSTYYHRFSQGGVLLASPYIDALTGQQSAIPIANEELEDGSLDQLIGIVDFGTHSRIQGAEFNNIHNIRRRVGSRLDWTWGFRWIELDETVFTDYRQQQVNGAQSHVWDDFGTANNFYGLNLGLRSQWYFGSTWSLDITGKLGLGAMRGTITIDGYTQTAVPPQFIINTERGGLYAQASNVGRTTDIRFGVVPEIEIALGYYFWDHWRFTMGYNFMAMTNVVRPGDQIDNRINPNIFNGQTGGPNLPEPLNKTSTFYLNTLSLGLEIRY from the coding sequence ATGAATCGTCGTCGTATGGTCTTGGCGCTGCTTTTGGCGATATTGCCTTTTGCAACACTCCTCGCCCAGGAATCACGCATAGTTCCTTCGGTTCCCGATACGGGCCGACTGGTCCCGGCCAAGCAGGTGGAACCAGGCTTGCCGCCTGCAACTGCTGACATGGGCGCTGTTGACGGCGCCGTTGTCATGGAAGGCGAATACACTCCCAGCTTTGGTGAACGCATGGCTGGTTTTCGTGAAGCACTCTTCAAACCGCTGACATTTTCCTGGTTCGATGGTTACGTCAACTCTGACGGCGACCTGATGACCAGCGATCTGGAAGATCCCTACTGGTTCCGTGCTGATCTGATGTGGGGCTGGTTCAAGAAAGCCAGTACTCCTGCACTTATCACTACTAGTTCACCACAGACATCGCGAGGCATCATTGGCCAGCCAGGTACTCGTGTTCTTTTTGGTGGTGACATCGATCTGCAGACACATCTAGGACCAAGAGTCACGGGTGGGTTCTGGCTGGATCCAACGCAATCCTGGGGATTTGAAGGCAGTTATTTCTTCTTTTCCAACCGCAGTACTTATTACCATCGCTTTTCGCAGGGTGGCGTGTTGCTAGCTTCGCCTTATATTGATGCACTCACCGGCCAGCAGAGTGCCATTCCCATTGCCAATGAGGAACTGGAGGATGGATCACTTGACCAGTTGATTGGCATTGTCGACTTTGGCACCCATAGCAGAATTCAGGGTGCTGAGTTCAATAATATTCACAACATCCGACGCAGAGTGGGATCACGGCTTGACTGGACCTGGGGTTTCCGCTGGATCGAACTAGATGAAACCGTATTCACCGATTATCGCCAGCAACAGGTCAATGGTGCACAATCTCATGTCTGGGATGACTTCGGCACCGCCAACAATTTCTACGGCTTGAACCTGGGCCTACGGTCTCAGTGGTATTTTGGCAGCACCTGGTCGCTGGACATCACAGGCAAACTGGGCTTGGGCGCTATGCGTGGAACGATCACGATTGATGGCTACACGCAAACTGCAGTACCTCCACAGTTCATCATTAATACAGAACGAGGTGGTTTGTATGCTCAGGCTAGTAATGTAGGCCGTACTACGGATATACGCTTCGGCGTAGTTCCCGAAATTGAAATTGCCTTAGGCTATTATTTTTGGGATCACTGGCGGTTTACCATGGGATACAACTTCATGGCTATGACCAACGTGGTGCGCCCGGGAGATCAGATTGATAACCGCATCAACCCCAACATCTTCAACGGCCAGACCGGCGGCCCCAATCTGCCAGAACCGTTGAACAAAACAAGCACCTTCTATTTGAACACTCTGTCGCTGGGTTTGGAAATACGCTACTAA
- a CDS encoding SMC-Scp complex subunit ScpB: MNHMDEVQVAHETVIPESWHLDVEPELETVSTTGEQIETATNAERVSLRPEAEAPPSLESILEAVFFAAREPLSVEFICSLIRRIDSHAVLASIRNLNHRYQSQNRPYAIIREKETYRLTLHQRHRHILEWLYGGVKEARLSQQAIETLSIIAYRQPLTHFEIEGILGQPCLTPLRQLIRRGMVSVQGYNDEKESLYVTTQRFLEFFHLSKIDDLPRADDLERL, encoded by the coding sequence ATGAACCATATGGATGAGGTTCAGGTAGCTCATGAGACGGTAATTCCTGAAAGCTGGCACCTGGACGTGGAACCTGAGTTGGAAACAGTCTCTACGACTGGTGAGCAGATCGAAACTGCAACTAATGCGGAACGGGTCAGTTTGCGGCCTGAAGCTGAAGCTCCACCCTCACTGGAGAGTATTCTTGAAGCTGTTTTCTTTGCAGCACGTGAGCCTTTGAGTGTGGAATTTATTTGCTCGCTGATACGCCGGATTGATTCCCATGCGGTGCTTGCATCGATTCGCAATCTCAACCATCGCTACCAAAGCCAGAATCGGCCTTATGCAATTATCCGTGAAAAGGAAACGTATCGACTGACACTCCACCAACGGCATCGGCACATTCTTGAATGGCTTTATGGTGGTGTGAAGGAAGCTCGATTATCTCAACAGGCTATCGAAACACTTTCGATTATTGCGTATCGTCAGCCTCTCACTCATTTTGAAATTGAAGGCATACTTGGCCAACCGTGTCTGACACCACTCAGACAACTGATCCGCCGTGGCATGGTATCGGTGCAAGGGTATAACGATGAAAAAGAGTCACTCTACGTAACCACTCAGCGGTTTCTTGAATTCTTTCATCTTTCCAAAATTGATGATTTACCCCGGGCCGACGATCTGGAACGCTTGTAA
- a CDS encoding NAD(P)H-hydrate dehydratase yields the protein MLRSVSSLPRLPVRPKDGHKGTFGKVLIVAGSVGMSGAAVLAGMGALRSGAGLVQVACPQSVQLVVAAGNPCYLTASLPCAEDGSLAEGAGQNLSTLAASASVVAFGPGLGTTPAIAIVLQALLASYEGPIIIDADGLIAMTELRLQGKLPDRHIPLICTPHPGELARMMGTTAQVVQTDRKQHAIRYLGDHKCILVLKGKGTIVTDGQRVYVNTTGNAGMAKGGSGDVLTGMIASLIAQGMNTFDAAQVGVHLHGLAGDLAASTLGEQAMLPTDLVDALTVAFKKYVPTI from the coding sequence ATGCTTCGCTCTGTTAGCAGCCTTCCGCGATTGCCTGTCAGACCTAAAGATGGTCATAAGGGAACTTTTGGAAAAGTATTAATCGTTGCGGGCAGCGTGGGGATGAGCGGAGCAGCGGTCCTTGCGGGAATGGGTGCATTGCGAAGTGGCGCCGGACTGGTGCAGGTGGCTTGTCCACAGTCTGTTCAGCTGGTAGTTGCTGCAGGCAATCCATGCTATCTTACTGCGAGCTTACCTTGTGCAGAGGATGGTTCACTGGCGGAAGGTGCCGGGCAGAATTTATCAACGCTGGCAGCTTCGGCATCCGTGGTAGCTTTTGGCCCTGGGCTGGGTACCACTCCGGCCATAGCTATCGTGCTGCAAGCTCTGTTAGCCAGCTACGAAGGACCTATCATCATTGATGCTGATGGCCTGATTGCCATGACAGAACTGCGACTGCAGGGCAAACTGCCTGACAGGCACATACCCCTGATCTGCACACCGCATCCAGGGGAATTGGCCCGGATGATGGGAACCACAGCACAGGTTGTTCAGACTGATCGCAAGCAGCACGCCATTCGATACCTGGGTGATCACAAGTGCATCCTTGTTCTCAAAGGTAAAGGCACCATTGTAACTGATGGTCAGCGAGTCTACGTCAATACCACCGGCAACGCTGGCATGGCCAAGGGAGGCAGTGGAGATGTGCTTACCGGCATGATCGCATCACTCATAGCCCAGGGCATGAACACCTTCGATGCAGCCCAGGTTGGAGTTCATCTGCATGGCCTGGCCGGCGACCTGGCTGCTTCCACGCTGGGTGAACAAGCCATGCTGCCTACTGATTTAGTAGATGCACTCACCGTGGCATTCAAGAAATATGTGCCAACGATTTGA
- a CDS encoding PQQ-binding-like beta-propeller repeat protein: MYQWQVICLDKKTGKEIWKQQALEAKPRIPTHGSNTFATETPVCDGERLYVYFGMMGVFCYDLDGKLLWQKDLGSFPMMAGWGTASSPVLEGEKLFLQIDNEQKSFLVALDRKTGKELWRVERDEKTNWGTPMVWKNSQRTELITLGGKKIRSYNPDDGKLLWELNNGGSRCCATPVGTHDVLYVGSSPNMGGGGGGMRGGPGGGGGGGNKEENKEGEEGRLPGQGRGSIGGSGSAGTLFAIKAGASGDISPKAGETTSSGVIWSVARGGVEMASPLVYEGHLYVLGRNGGVVTCLDAKTGKQVYRERIPGAKSFWASPWAGSGKIYCLDDGGTTHVLQAGPDFKVVSKNALDEMFWASPAVADGAVFLRSVDYVYCIKQ; this comes from the coding sequence CTGTATCAATGGCAAGTGATTTGCCTCGATAAGAAAACCGGCAAGGAAATCTGGAAACAGCAGGCGCTCGAAGCCAAGCCTCGTATTCCCACGCATGGTTCCAACACGTTTGCTACCGAAACGCCGGTCTGCGATGGTGAACGACTCTATGTCTACTTCGGCATGATGGGTGTGTTCTGCTACGATCTGGATGGGAAACTTCTGTGGCAAAAAGACCTCGGTTCATTTCCGATGATGGCTGGCTGGGGCACAGCCAGTTCACCGGTGCTGGAAGGCGAGAAGCTCTTCCTTCAGATTGATAATGAACAGAAGTCTTTCCTCGTGGCACTGGATCGCAAGACGGGTAAAGAACTGTGGCGCGTGGAGCGCGACGAGAAGACCAATTGGGGCACACCCATGGTCTGGAAGAACAGCCAGCGAACCGAACTGATCACGCTGGGTGGCAAGAAAATCCGCTCGTACAACCCAGACGATGGTAAACTGCTTTGGGAGCTCAATAACGGTGGCAGTCGATGCTGCGCAACACCAGTGGGCACTCATGATGTGTTGTACGTCGGCTCATCACCCAATATGGGTGGAGGCGGGGGTGGCATGCGTGGCGGCCCAGGTGGGGGTGGTGGAGGCGGTAATAAGGAAGAAAACAAAGAAGGAGAAGAAGGCCGTCTACCAGGTCAGGGTCGAGGCAGCATCGGAGGAAGTGGCTCTGCAGGCACCCTGTTTGCCATCAAAGCTGGAGCCAGTGGAGATATCAGCCCGAAAGCTGGCGAGACCACCAGCAGTGGCGTGATCTGGTCGGTAGCACGTGGCGGTGTGGAAATGGCATCGCCACTGGTTTACGAAGGCCACTTGTATGTGCTGGGCCGTAATGGTGGAGTCGTCACATGCCTGGATGCCAAGACGGGCAAGCAGGTTTACCGTGAACGTATCCCCGGAGCCAAGAGTTTCTGGGCATCGCCCTGGGCGGGCAGCGGAAAAATCTACTGCCTCGATGATGGCGGCACCACACATGTACTGCAAGCCGGACCTGATTTCAAAGTGGTCAGCAAGAATGCCCTGGATGAAATGTTTTGGGCATCACCTGCTGTAGCTGATGGCGCCGTGTTCTTGCGAAGTGTGGATTACGTTTATTGCATCAAGCAGTAG
- a CDS encoding DUF4198 domain-containing protein codes for MARLFCATILGVFVISTLSAHDVWLQTNTAIVRTGEGIHIDLMLGNHGNDHRDFKLASKIGVDKVQHLQVISPHGRKTDLKPLLTDLGYTPKEGFHSARFVAAEPGLYTAAMFTDGIVNHGKAVRSVRSSKAFFLASEKLDKLGDSSGFDKPLGHAIEMVPLTNPITPMGPGTPVKLQLLLHGKPLAGVKVSFIPRGVTLKEGLDQDYERVSDAQGRVSYEPKLGGYYLIVAHHKTDEKSANYELTQYTATMSLLVPEKCPCCDE; via the coding sequence ATGGCTCGTCTTTTTTGCGCCACGATTCTCGGCGTATTCGTGATATCTACTTTATCAGCCCACGATGTGTGGCTGCAAACCAATACCGCCATCGTTCGTACCGGCGAAGGCATCCATATCGACCTCATGCTCGGCAATCATGGCAATGATCACCGGGATTTCAAGCTGGCTTCCAAGATTGGTGTGGATAAGGTTCAGCACCTTCAAGTTATCTCGCCCCATGGAAGAAAAACTGATCTGAAACCACTGCTGACCGACCTGGGTTACACGCCCAAGGAAGGGTTTCACTCGGCACGTTTTGTTGCTGCAGAGCCAGGACTCTACACCGCAGCCATGTTTACTGATGGCATCGTCAACCATGGGAAAGCGGTACGTTCGGTTCGTAGCTCCAAGGCTTTCTTTCTTGCCAGCGAGAAGCTGGACAAACTTGGCGACTCATCTGGGTTCGACAAGCCACTGGGCCATGCCATCGAGATGGTGCCCCTCACCAATCCCATCACGCCGATGGGACCGGGTACTCCAGTCAAACTGCAGTTGTTGCTTCACGGCAAACCACTTGCAGGTGTGAAGGTCAGCTTCATTCCTCGCGGGGTCACTCTCAAGGAAGGACTCGATCAGGATTACGAACGCGTTTCTGATGCTCAGGGGCGTGTCAGCTATGAACCCAAACTCGGAGGCTACTACCTGATTGTGGCACACCACAAGACGGACGAGAAGTCTGCGAATTATGAACTCACTCAATACACCGCAACCATGTCGCTTCTCGTTCCAGAGAAGTGCCCCTGTTGCGATGAATAA
- a CDS encoding DJ-1/PfpI family protein, whose translation MNRREAIAALGAAVTATAVAKDDPPAKKPTQALMLAYPQFTLLDLVGPHSILSMVAGIQVKIVAKTKDPITTDTGVTLLPQQTLKDTTEEPLLIFVPGGTAGTLRAMEDKEITEFLKSRGSKATYVTSVCTGSLVLGAAGLLKGYQATTHWAAMDFLKPLGAIPTAKRVVEDRNRITGAGVTAGLDFGLRLAAKLKDDRYAQNVQLAIEYDPEPPYKCGSPASASADQVKYARTHFSFFLKQADTVVKRVAQ comes from the coding sequence ATGAATCGACGCGAAGCGATTGCTGCGCTAGGTGCAGCAGTCACGGCAACTGCCGTTGCAAAGGATGATCCACCAGCGAAGAAGCCCACCCAGGCCTTGATGCTGGCATATCCCCAATTCACGTTGCTTGATCTGGTCGGCCCTCATTCGATACTTTCGATGGTGGCTGGAATTCAGGTCAAGATCGTGGCCAAGACCAAAGACCCGATTACGACAGATACCGGCGTGACCTTACTTCCACAGCAGACGCTGAAAGACACCACCGAAGAGCCACTGCTGATTTTTGTTCCAGGTGGCACTGCAGGTACGCTGCGAGCCATGGAAGATAAAGAAATCACTGAGTTTCTGAAGAGCCGTGGTTCGAAGGCCACCTATGTCACCAGTGTCTGCACCGGTTCCCTGGTGCTTGGTGCTGCGGGGCTTTTGAAAGGCTACCAGGCTACCACGCACTGGGCAGCCATGGACTTTCTCAAGCCGCTGGGAGCTATCCCGACAGCCAAGCGTGTCGTTGAAGATCGCAACCGCATCACCGGTGCTGGCGTGACTGCAGGCCTCGACTTCGGCTTGCGGCTGGCCGCCAAACTCAAGGACGACCGATACGCACAGAACGTTCAGTTAGCGATCGAATACGATCCAGAACCACCTTATAAGTGTGGCTCACCAGCATCAGCGAGTGCGGATCAGGTGAAGTATGCCCGCACGCACTTTTCCTTTTTTCTTAAACAGGCTGACACCGTGGTTAAACGGGTTGCTCAGTAA
- a CDS encoding DUF1559 domain-containing protein yields the protein MKLSPRRAFTLIELLVVIAIIALLMALLLPAIQKVREAANKMLCASNLRQIATAAHNYHNDFSKLPPGYYGAVRANGGTTLPVDFTRGPNIGILAILLPYLEQDNLFKQLATPQMTFPVLGPPSGTGIQPLNIRLDSEYAPWWTALLNVQPNTAQAQFKMFQCPSDQTTEDSSFSDQIGIYVANGVFRHTHFFSGLQVKWGRTNYVGVAGCAGPYESPSPTDQVFAQFEGTLFNRSQVTLGQLTVQDGTSNTLLFGEGLGGLSSNGALKSAAWTWMGVGAMGTGYGVGRGNAFSVGGPMPPAFGVVLTNGNVGCNWYRFGSRHASGAQFAFGDGSVRTIRYGNTTVPDISNNANNTSDWALLQQLSGRRDGLINDTSSILE from the coding sequence ATGAAGCTTTCACCACGACGGGCATTTACGCTCATTGAACTATTAGTTGTTATTGCCATCATCGCCTTGCTGATGGCTCTGCTACTACCTGCTATTCAGAAGGTTCGCGAAGCAGCGAACAAGATGCTCTGCGCATCGAACCTGCGACAAATCGCCACGGCTGCCCATAACTATCACAATGATTTCAGCAAACTTCCGCCTGGTTATTACGGTGCAGTGAGGGCGAATGGTGGCACTACGTTGCCGGTCGATTTCACTCGCGGCCCGAACATTGGCATCCTGGCTATCCTCTTGCCTTACTTGGAACAGGACAATCTCTTCAAGCAGTTAGCTACTCCACAGATGACATTCCCTGTGCTGGGGCCACCATCCGGAACAGGCATTCAGCCGTTGAACATTCGACTGGACTCCGAATATGCACCCTGGTGGACTGCCTTGCTGAATGTTCAACCCAACACAGCGCAGGCACAGTTCAAGATGTTTCAATGTCCGAGCGATCAGACGACGGAAGACAGTAGCTTTTCCGATCAGATTGGTATCTACGTGGCAAACGGTGTCTTTCGACACACACATTTCTTTTCAGGACTGCAGGTAAAGTGGGGCCGAACCAACTATGTGGGGGTAGCAGGCTGTGCCGGGCCATACGAAAGCCCATCACCAACTGATCAGGTATTCGCACAGTTTGAAGGTACTTTGTTCAATCGCTCCCAAGTGACTCTGGGACAGTTGACAGTTCAAGATGGCACCAGCAACACGTTGCTCTTCGGCGAAGGGTTGGGTGGCTTGTCATCCAATGGGGCGCTGAAAAGTGCAGCATGGACATGGATGGGTGTTGGTGCCATGGGTACTGGATATGGCGTAGGCCGAGGGAATGCATTCTCCGTAGGAGGGCCAATGCCACCTGCATTTGGTGTAGTTTTGACCAACGGTAACGTCGGCTGCAACTGGTATCGCTTTGGCAGTCGCCATGCTTCGGGTGCTCAGTTTGCCTTCGGTGATGGCTCGGTGCGAACCATTCGTTATGGCAACACGACGGTGCCCGATATTTCCAACAATGCCAATAACACGTCCGACTGGGCACTTCTGCAGCAACTGTCTGGACGCCGCGATGGACTCATCAACGATACTTCTTCCATTCTGGAGTAA
- a CDS encoding type IIA DNA topoisomerase subunit B translates to MTYTAKDIQVLEGLEPVRRRPSMYIGGVDVKGLHHLVWEIVDNSVDEYLNGHGDSVTVTLHKKCDAVTVQDNGRGIPVDIHPKHKKSALELILSTLHSGAKFGDGDSYFHSGGLHGVGSSVVNALSKKLVATIKRDGYEWTQSFARGKAQGAIKKVGPARGHGTNIYFEPDPEIFRSTTFDADTIREHLDGMAYIHSGMKVIFINQEKNETLDLTHQGGLQEFLGNLVKESQKPAVTDIIFHLPRTGGEREAKVECALQWTESTEESIRSYVNGIRTPSGGTHENGFKAAMVKAIRNYIETHDVKIKGLSITAEDIREGVVGLLSVFVREPKFQGQTKERLNNEEMTSHVDGVVRPALEAWLNANKASADRIVGRIILAARAREASRAAVQDIKRKSVSERRLNLPGKLADCTSTNLDETELFIVEGESAGGSAIGGRNRKTQAILPLRGKILNSEGLPVSKVILNQEISNLLAALGTGIGDKFDINRLRYGKIILLMDADYDGHHISTLLLTFFFRYLPQLIRDGRVFLAQPPLYRIVVGKEAQWARDDVHKEEILKSLKSNAKPVITRFKGLGEMNSAVLGETTLNPRSRTLLQVEINDTLAADQTFNSLMGKDPSLRYDFIMNSAEMASMEELDV, encoded by the coding sequence ATGACCTACACAGCCAAGGATATTCAAGTACTGGAAGGCTTGGAGCCGGTACGTCGCAGGCCTTCCATGTACATTGGCGGGGTGGATGTTAAGGGTTTGCACCACCTGGTATGGGAAATTGTTGATAACAGTGTTGATGAATACCTGAACGGGCATGGCGACTCGGTGACCGTAACACTGCACAAGAAATGTGATGCAGTCACCGTGCAGGATAACGGTCGGGGCATTCCGGTTGATATCCATCCCAAACACAAGAAATCGGCGTTGGAACTGATCCTGAGTACCTTGCACAGTGGTGCGAAGTTTGGCGACGGCGACAGTTACTTCCATTCAGGTGGTTTGCATGGCGTCGGGTCCTCCGTGGTGAATGCACTTTCAAAAAAGCTGGTAGCAACCATCAAACGGGATGGATATGAATGGACGCAATCCTTTGCCCGAGGCAAAGCCCAAGGTGCGATCAAGAAGGTTGGCCCGGCACGCGGGCATGGCACCAACATCTATTTCGAACCTGATCCGGAAATATTCCGTTCCACGACCTTCGATGCTGACACCATCCGCGAACACCTCGATGGGATGGCGTACATACACAGCGGCATGAAGGTTATCTTCATCAACCAGGAGAAGAATGAGACTCTTGACCTCACGCATCAGGGTGGGTTGCAGGAGTTTCTGGGAAATCTGGTGAAAGAGAGCCAGAAGCCTGCTGTCACTGACATCATCTTTCACTTGCCCCGCACAGGTGGCGAGCGTGAAGCCAAGGTCGAATGTGCCTTGCAGTGGACGGAGAGCACCGAAGAATCGATCCGCAGTTACGTAAATGGCATCCGCACCCCCAGCGGCGGAACGCACGAGAACGGTTTCAAGGCAGCAATGGTCAAAGCCATCCGCAATTACATCGAGACGCACGATGTCAAAATCAAGGGCCTATCAATTACTGCGGAAGATATTCGCGAAGGTGTGGTCGGACTGCTCTCCGTGTTTGTACGTGAGCCGAAGTTTCAGGGACAAACCAAAGAGCGGTTAAACAACGAAGAAATGACTTCGCATGTGGATGGCGTGGTTCGCCCTGCACTGGAAGCCTGGCTCAATGCCAACAAGGCTTCCGCAGATCGCATTGTGGGTCGCATCATCCTGGCGGCCCGCGCCCGTGAAGCCTCGCGGGCTGCAGTTCAAGACATTAAACGCAAATCCGTTTCGGAACGGCGGCTCAATCTTCCAGGTAAACTGGCTGATTGCACCTCCACCAATCTCGATGAAACAGAGCTGTTCATTGTTGAAGGTGAATCTGCAGGCGGTTCAGCCATTGGTGGACGCAACCGCAAGACGCAGGCGATCTTGCCACTGCGAGGCAAGATTCTCAATTCAGAAGGTTTGCCGGTTTCCAAAGTGATCCTCAACCAGGAAATCAGCAATCTGCTCGCAGCTCTCGGCACTGGCATCGGCGACAAGTTTGATATCAACCGACTGCGTTACGGCAAAATCATACTCCTGATGGATGCGGATTACGATGGTCATCACATCAGCACGCTACTTTTGACTTTTTTCTTCCGTTACCTTCCACAACTTATCCGTGATGGCCGTGTGTTCCTGGCTCAGCCTCCGCTGTATCGTATTGTGGTAGGTAAGGAAGCTCAGTGGGCTCGAGATGATGTACACAAGGAAGAAATTCTGAAATCGCTCAAAAGCAACGCCAAGCCGGTAATAACCCGGTTCAAGGGACTGGGTGAAATGAATTCAGCGGTGCTAGGTGAAACTACACTGAACCCGCGCAGTAGAACCCTGTTGCAGGTAGAAATCAACGATACCCTGGCAGCCGACCAGACGTTTAACAGTTTAATGGGGAAAGATCCATCCCTGCGTTATGATTTCATCATGAACTCAGCAGAGATGGCATCCATGGAAGAACTCGACGTGTAG
- a CDS encoding efflux RND transporter periplasmic adaptor subunit → MLSKYGMPLFATGLLVFAISHVLGMQKTPPKLDPSVPPARSPYGSTVAAAGLVEPTTENINIGAAVPGVVYALQVKVGQKVQQGQPLFTVDNRHLEAQKKARESELLSAQAQLDKLMSMPRPEEIPVKQAKLREAQANLSDQELLWKRSKGLYETAGRSGAITEEEYIRRRQAYEMAQQQELAAQADLKLLLAGAWEADKAVARATIAQAQAQLDMVKTEIERTIVRASVSGEVLQVNVRPGEYVSNVPGQGQSYVVIGNVDQLHVRVDIDEHDIPRFKSGAIARANPRGDANQFHQLRFVRIEPFVVPKRSLTGNTTERIDTRVLQVIYAVQPASQDSPRLYVGQQVDVFIDIGDKAEVSQAQSR, encoded by the coding sequence ATGCTCAGTAAATACGGAATGCCACTTTTCGCAACAGGGCTGCTGGTGTTTGCAATCTCTCATGTATTGGGGATGCAGAAGACTCCACCCAAGCTTGATCCATCGGTGCCACCCGCCCGTTCGCCTTATGGCAGTACCGTGGCTGCTGCAGGCTTGGTAGAGCCAACCACCGAAAACATCAATATTGGCGCTGCGGTTCCCGGGGTGGTTTATGCACTGCAGGTAAAAGTGGGACAGAAGGTACAGCAAGGTCAACCTCTGTTCACTGTCGATAATCGCCATCTGGAAGCCCAGAAGAAAGCCCGTGAATCGGAACTTCTTTCAGCTCAGGCGCAACTGGATAAACTGATGTCCATGCCCCGGCCCGAAGAAATACCAGTCAAACAGGCCAAGTTACGCGAAGCCCAGGCAAACCTGTCTGATCAGGAATTATTGTGGAAACGCTCCAAAGGACTCTACGAAACCGCCGGACGATCAGGCGCGATCACGGAAGAAGAGTACATCCGCCGACGGCAGGCCTACGAGATGGCACAGCAGCAGGAACTCGCTGCCCAGGCTGATTTGAAATTGCTTCTCGCTGGAGCATGGGAAGCCGACAAAGCTGTGGCTCGTGCAACGATCGCTCAAGCTCAAGCACAACTCGACATGGTCAAAACGGAAATCGAACGCACCATCGTTCGTGCTTCTGTTTCCGGCGAAGTGTTGCAGGTCAATGTTCGCCCCGGTGAGTATGTCAGCAACGTACCAGGCCAGGGTCAGTCGTATGTCGTAATTGGCAATGTCGATCAACTGCATGTGCGTGTGGATATTGATGAACACGATATTCCACGGTTTAAGTCTGGGGCCATCGCTCGAGCCAACCCGCGAGGCGATGCCAACCAGTTTCATCAGCTTCGCTTTGTCCGCATCGAGCCTTTTGTCGTACCTAAACGATCACTCACAGGTAACACCACCGAACGGATTGATACTCGGGTGCTGCAGGTGATTTACGCCGTACAGCCTGCCAGCCAGGATTCTCCACGTCTCTATGTTGGTCAGCAGGTGGATGTCTTCATTGATATCGGCGACAAAGCAGAAGTATCCCAGGCCCAATCCCGATAA
- a CDS encoding ABC transporter ATP-binding protein, translated as MSALLETPVAASTKLSLDRFAVCCNALTKDYGSGDSKVTALSGVDLNVNYGEMTLLIGPSGCGKTTLISIIAGLLNPTAGTIEVLNYDLNTIGNSCKTRFRGENVGFVFQQYNLLPALNAAENAAVPLLISGWERKKAISRAKECLDLVGLSDKVRSLPSQLSGGQQQRVAIARSLVINPKLLVCDEPTAALDARSGQTVMQLLRQVAVQSNRAVIVVTHDSRVFSFGDRIVEMEDGAVKRIYNRDEVHLIGH; from the coding sequence ATGTCAGCTTTGCTTGAAACCCCTGTTGCAGCCTCCACAAAGCTATCTCTCGATCGCTTTGCAGTCTGCTGCAATGCATTAACCAAGGATTACGGCAGTGGTGATAGCAAGGTTACTGCTCTCAGTGGCGTCGATCTGAACGTCAACTATGGCGAAATGACTTTGCTCATCGGGCCAAGCGGGTGTGGCAAGACAACATTGATCAGCATCATTGCCGGCCTTCTCAATCCCACAGCGGGAACCATTGAAGTTCTCAACTATGATCTCAATACCATAGGCAACTCATGCAAGACTCGGTTTCGAGGCGAAAACGTCGGATTTGTATTTCAACAATACAATCTTCTACCCGCGTTGAATGCTGCTGAAAATGCTGCTGTACCGCTGCTGATATCGGGTTGGGAGCGAAAGAAGGCTATCTCACGAGCCAAGGAATGTCTCGATCTGGTCGGCTTGTCTGACAAAGTACGATCATTGCCCTCACAGTTATCCGGTGGACAACAGCAGCGTGTGGCCATCGCCCGCTCGCTAGTCATCAATCCCAAACTGCTGGTGTGTGATGAACCAACTGCAGCGCTCGATGCCCGCTCCGGACAGACGGTGATGCAGCTACTTCGCCAGGTTGCAGTGCAGTCAAACCGAGCTGTCATCGTGGTGACACATGACAGCCGCGTGTTTTCCTTTGGCGACCGCATTGTGGAAATGGAAGACGGAGCGGTGAAACGGATTTACAACCGGGATGAAGTGCATTTGATTGGTCATTAA